Part of the Nostoc sp. ATCC 53789 genome is shown below.
CTGCAACAAATTGGTTGGCTCGACGAATTAATTTGTGGCAGACACCGCAATAATTGAGCTTGCTAGGTTTTTAGTTGCGCCATTACCTAGAGAGAGAAACCTTTAGTCTGTCTTCTTGATTGTCGCTCTGACTCTTTTATTAGTCGTTGCAATACGCGGTCTGCTTTTTGCCAAAGCTGAATATCTTCTCTTTCTACTGACCCGACATTAATCGATGAATACTCAAGCTCACCTGACTGGTTTCGGCTGACTGCCACTCGAAAGATTTCACCTCGTTCATCATGGGTAAATATCAATTCTTTACCCTGCTTCTCTAGAGTTGCACGTTTGAATCTCAGGCTATTTGAGCCAGTTTCTCTTAATTGCCAGTTGATTAATTCAACAGCAATAGGCACAGCCTTGGCTAATAATTCGTCTTCTTGGTACTGCTTTTGGTCAAGTGACTGTTCTGGTTCTGAATTTTTAGTTACCAGTTGATTGCTAGCGATAAGTACCAATTCTCTAGCTTCATCTTGTGTCCATTCGGCTGGACTGGCAAAGATAATTTCTTCAACCTCTTGGGCTGGTTTATTATCTAATAATGCCCTGATAGCGATTTCTTTATCTCGGTCAGTCACTAATAAGTGTTCCAAGTCGGCACTGTAATACTCATATAACCCGGCTGAAAGATTATCTTTTAGCTTTGGTTCATCTGTGGTTGTAGTTGGAGTTTGATTAAGAGCAACTGCATCCACTGGTTTTTGCGATCTATGCAGTTGCTCCAAATAAACAATAGCTGCTTCCAGGTCGTCGAATATGGTTCTTCCGGCTGATAGCTGCTGCTGATTTTGAGAAAGTTGTTGTGTTAATTCTAATACTGTTTCAGTTAATGCTGAAGAGACAGTCGATTGCTCAATATAATCAGAAATGGATGAAATGGCTCTCTTCTCTAGATATGATTGTAACTCAGTCGCAAGAACTGCATCCAAGTCTTTAAATGTAGTTTTAGCTATAACAAGCTGCTCTTTGTATTGAGAAAGTTGTTGCGTTAATTCTAATACTGCTTCAGTTAATGCTGAAGAGATAGTCGATTGCTCAATATAATCAGAAATGGATGAAATGGCTCTCTTCTCTAGATATGATTGTAACTCAGTCGCAAGAACTGCATCCAGGTCTTTAAATGTAGCTTTAGCTGTAACAAGTTCCTCTTTGTATTGAGAAAGTTGTTGCGTTAATTCTAATACTGTTTGGGTTAAGGCTGACTCGACAGTTGATTGCTCAATATAATCAGAAATTGATGAAATGGCTCTTTTCTCTACATGGGATTGTAACTCATTCGCAAGCGCTGTATCTAAGTCATTAAATGTAGTTTTAGCTATAACAAGCTGCTCTTTGTATTGAGAAAGTTGTTCCGTTAATTCTAATACTGCTTCAGTTAAGGCTGACTCGACAGTTGATTGCTCAATATAATCAAAGATTGATAAAATGGCTTTCTGATCTGCATGGGATTGCAACTCAGCCGTCAATGCTTCATCAAAGTCATTGAATGTAGTTTTATCTTGAACTAGTTGCTCTTTGTATTGAGACAGTTGCTCTGTTAATTCTAATACTGTTTCAGTTAAAGCTGACTCGATAGTTGATTGCTCAATATAATCAAAGATTGATAAAATAGCTCTCTTCTCTGCATGAGATTGTAACTCAGCCGTCAATGCTGTTTCAAAGTCATTGAATGTAGTTTTCGCTTCAAATAGCTGCTGATGATATTGAGAAACTTGCTGTGTTAATGCTAATACTGTTTCAGTTAAAGCTGACTCGATAGCTGATTGCTCAATATAATCAGAGATTGACAAAATTGCTTTCTTTTCTGCATGGGATTGCAACTCAGCCGTCAATGCTTCATCAAAGTCATTGAATGTAGTTTTAGCTCCAAGGAGTTGCTGCCGATATTGAGAAACTTGCTCTGTTAACCGTAATACTGCTTGGCTTAAAGCTGACTCGATAGTTGATTGCTCAATATAATCAAAGATTGATAAAATGGTTTTCTTCTCTGCATGGGATTGCAACTCAGCCGTCAACGCTGTTTCAAAGTCATTGAATGTAGTTTTAGCTCCAAGGAGTTGCTGCCGATATTGAGATAGTTGCTCTGTTAATCCTAATACTGTTTCAGTTAAAGCTGACTCGATAGCTGATTGCTCAATATAATCAGAGATTGACAAAATTGCTTTCTGATCTGCGTGGGATTGCAACTCAGTCGTCAACGCTGTTTCAAAGTCATTGAATGCAGTTTTAGCTCGAAAGAGTTGTTGCCGATAAATAGATAGTTGTTCTGTTAATTGTGGCAACGTTTCAGCCAAGGCATCATCAACTACTGACTGTTCAATAAAGTCAGAGATTGCATCCACTGCTCTTTGTGATGATAGTCGTTGCTCTTCATTAACAATCGCGGCTCCCAGGTCGTCAAATGCGGTTTTTCCTGCTTCAAGCTGCTGCTGATACGCAGACAGTTGTTCTGTTAATTGTGGTAACGTTTCAGCCAAGGCATCATCAACTACTGACTGTTCGATAAAGTCAGCGATTGTATTTATGAATCTTTGGCTCTCCACTGCTTGCTCTTTAGGATTCTTCAACAGATTCTCAATAAGCTCATCATCCCGTTGGGGCTGGTAGTCAATCCCCTTATGTTTTTGTAAACCTGGGAATGTATAGGCAGGCCCCAAAGATGTGCCGCTGAATTTCTGGTCATTCCACGAGTACGAAATGCCCTTACTTTTACCGTTACGTGTTAAGCCGTGGCGAACTTCTACACCTTGTAATTGCAACCGCTCAACCAGTTGGGGCATAGTTAGTTTGTCTATTGTGGCACGGTCGATTAATTCCTGGAGTTGTTGCTTAATGGGGCG
Proteins encoded:
- a CDS encoding relaxase/mobilization nuclease domain-containing protein; amino-acid sequence: MIGNQTKGRGFRGLLNYLESQKDAKLIGGNMGGNNARALAREFKISRQLNPEADRVVYHASLSLPDNERLDELTWNELANRYLEEMGFDSNQYVVYRHSNTEHDHIHICASRIRLDNGKIVHDSWDYKRSETIIRQLEQDYGLQQTQSSHEKLSRNPSIGQQKRLEREHSEYINGERLTPQERPIKQQLQELIDRATIDKLTMPQLVERLQLQGVEVRHGLTRNGKSKGISYSWNDQKFSGTSLGPAYTFPGLQKHKGIDYQPQRDDELIENLLKNPKEQAVESQRFINTIADFIEQSVVDDALAETLPQLTEQLSAYQQQLEAGKTAFDDLGAAIVNEEQRLSSQRAVDAISDFIEQSVVDDALAETLPQLTEQLSIYRQQLFRAKTAFNDFETALTTELQSHADQKAILSISDYIEQSAIESALTETVLGLTEQLSQYRQQLLGAKTTFNDFETALTAELQSHAEKKTILSIFDYIEQSTIESALSQAVLRLTEQVSQYRQQLLGAKTTFNDFDEALTAELQSHAEKKAILSISDYIEQSAIESALTETVLALTQQVSQYHQQLFEAKTTFNDFETALTAELQSHAEKRAILSIFDYIEQSTIESALTETVLELTEQLSQYKEQLVQDKTTFNDFDEALTAELQSHADQKAILSIFDYIEQSTVESALTEAVLELTEQLSQYKEQLVIAKTTFNDLDTALANELQSHVEKRAISSISDYIEQSTVESALTQTVLELTQQLSQYKEELVTAKATFKDLDAVLATELQSYLEKRAISSISDYIEQSTISSALTEAVLELTQQLSQYKEQLVIAKTTFKDLDAVLATELQSYLEKRAISSISDYIEQSTVSSALTETVLELTQQLSQNQQQLSAGRTIFDDLEAAIVYLEQLHRSQKPVDAVALNQTPTTTTDEPKLKDNLSAGLYEYYSADLEHLLVTDRDKEIAIRALLDNKPAQEVEEIIFASPAEWTQDEARELVLIASNQLVTKNSEPEQSLDQKQYQEDELLAKAVPIAVELINWQLRETGSNSLRFKRATLEKQGKELIFTHDERGEIFRVAVSRNQSGELEYSSINVGSVEREDIQLWQKADRVLQRLIKESERQSRRQTKGFSL